One genomic segment of Saprospiraceae bacterium includes these proteins:
- a CDS encoding Bpu10I family restriction endonuclease, with amino-acid sequence MKPNPYIHSKDQDFVIGVNLELKIKADGANEIKEDIIVPVLAIECKTYIERNMLDSCSGTARRLKSAMPYCLYIVASEYMKLKDEQPELSDINEIYILCKASVSERLDSRKRGIKPHIIQEDLIIDLFNKVKGHLNSIWWSPDKALSTGKIINRP; translated from the coding sequence ATAAAGCCAAATCCTTATATTCATTCTAAAGACCAAGATTTTGTAATTGGAGTAAATTTAGAATTGAAAATAAAAGCAGATGGAGCGAATGAAATTAAGGAAGACATCATTGTTCCTGTATTAGCGATAGAATGCAAGACGTATATTGAAAGAAACATGTTGGATTCATGTTCAGGAACTGCAAGGAGATTAAAAAGTGCAATGCCATACTGTTTATACATTGTGGCTTCAGAATATATGAAACTAAAAGATGAGCAACCTGAACTAAGTGACATAAATGAAATTTATATTCTATGTAAGGCAAGTGTTTCAGAACGCTTGGATTCAAGGAAACGAGGTATAAAACCTCATATCATTCAAGAAGACTTAATAATTGACCTTTTTAACAAAGTAAAGGGTCATTTAAATAGCATTTGGTGGTCTCCAGACAAAGCTTTGTCAACAGGTAAAATAATTAACAGACCATAA
- a CDS encoding DNA cytosine methyltransferase, producing the protein MSKTLLIREKREDEIGLSQYNQIGNAVPPLLAEAIGKAILKVALK; encoded by the coding sequence ATGAGTAAAACACTTTTAATTAGAGAGAAAAGAGAAGATGAAATTGGTCTTTCTCAATACAACCAAATTGGTAATGCAGTTCCACCATTGCTTGCAGAGGCTATTGGCAAAGCAATATTAAAAGTAGCTTTAAAATAG